The region TCGGTTGTCTCTTTCTCGCCTCCTGGAGATGTAGCCATGGATCGACCGGCACGCCGTCCCGGCCCGCCCGTTGATGCCGCGCGCTTACAACCGGACAACCAGGGCGACATCCAGGGCGTCGACGAGGGCTTGGTCGGCACCTGGCTCGATGACCCTGACCTGGCCGCCGAACTTGCCGACGAACTGGAACGACTCCGGCGCCTTCAAGCCGATGAGGAACTGCTGCTGACGCTGCAGTTGGAGCAGTTCACCGGCCGGCTGTGGGAGCGGTTCTCCCGCGAGCTGACCCGCTACGGCCTCGGCGTGCTGCGCGCCTGGATCCGCCACGGCACCATCTACGGCAAGGCCAAGGCGCTGACCGGCTACGGTCTGGGCCGCATCGAGGGCTGGCCCGACGACCAGACCATCGACGACATCGCCACCGACACCGTGGTCGCCGCCCTGATCTACTTCCGCGACAAGGTGCTCAAGACCCACCGCTGGCAATCCTCGGGTGGGGCGTCACTGGGCACCTTCTTCATCGGCCAGTGCCTCTATC is a window of Mycobacteroides abscessus ATCC 19977 DNA encoding:
- a CDS encoding Fis family transcriptional regulator; protein product: MDRPARRPGPPVDAARLQPDNQGDIQGVDEGLVGTWLDDPDLAAELADELERLRRLQADEELLLTLQLEQFTGRLWERFSRELTRYGLGVLRAWIRHGTIYGKAKALTGYGLGRIEGWPDDQTIDDIATDTVVAALIYFRDKVLKTHRWQSSGGASLGTFFIGQCLYQFANIYRSALRAEKERIREATTPTDELPEDRFDVIKGIEETIVANDTVAEAMALLTTDRARRALFLQEHGFTQREIADKLGLRDAKSVENLLGHQLRQLRNRKRTS